From the Lysinibacillus fusiformis genome, the window TATTCATGAAACGTGAGGATTTGCAGCTTTATTTTATTATGGGTACGAGCAATGTTCCTCATCATGAACAATCGATCTATATCCTAGAAAAGGCATTACAAGCAGGCATTACAATGTTTCAATTTCGCGAAAAAGGTCCTCATGTGTTAACTGGATTAGCCTATGAACAGTTTGCACGCCAATGTCAAAAACGATGTCATCAGTATAGTGTACCCTTTATCGTTAATGACGATGTCGAGCTAGCGATGCGACTCGGTGCTGATGGTGTTCATATCGGACAAGATGATTTACCTGTTGGAGTAGCACGGAAAAGAATTGGGAACATGATTCTTGGTGTTTCTGTCCATTCACAGGACGAATTGCAAACGGCTATTAACCATCAAGCTGATTATGTAGGGATTGGTCCAATCTTTGCAACATCTTCTAAAAGTGATGCACAACCACCTTGTGGCACATCTTTTTTACAGCAGGCTCGTTATCTTCATCCTGAATTACCGATTGTAGCAATCGGAGGAATTAATTGTACAAATGCACATGCTGTATTTCAAGCTGGTGCTGATGGTATTGCTGTGATTTCAGCTATCTGTCAAAGCGAAGATATTGAACATACAGTATCTACGTTTAAGTCTTTATGTCGTATAAATAAATGATCAATAAACAAACTAAAACCAGTGCCTTTTACGGTCACTGGTTTTAAGTTTATAAATGCTTAATCAGCATTTATTGGTTGTTTGGCATACCTTTTAATTGAGATTCTGCCATTTGTACAAGACGTTTAGTGATTTCACCACCAACGGAACCGTTGGCACGAGCTGAAGCTTCAGCTCCTAATTGAACACCAAATTCTTGTGCAATTTCGTATTTCATTTGATCAAGTGCTTGTTGTACACCAGGTACTGCAAGCTTGTTTGAACTGCGGTTGTTGTTTGAAGTCATGTCTCTCACCTCCTTGTGAATATAGAATGTGCGATATTAGATTTTTAATACAAAAATTTTAGAGGTAAATTGTACCTCTATTGGAATACCGTTAGTCACGCAAAAAAGCCGTCTCAAAATGGGCTTTGAGACGGCTTTTAAAACCTTATAATAGATCTGCAAATTTATCTTGTTGCTGTTCTTCTTTCTTAGGGAAAATATAGACCTCGCGATTTTTCACTGCTCGCTCAATCAATTCATCAAAATCAGAGAAGCTTTCATAATGCTCCACCTTTTCAAGCTTTGGTTTTGTTTTAGGACTTGCTGGTGTAAAAATCGTACAGCAATCTTCAAATGGCTGAATAGATGTTTCGTATGTGCCGATTTTCTCAGCCTTATCGATAATTTCTAATTTATCTGTTGAAATCAGCGGACGTAGAATAGGTGTATTTGTTACTGCATTAATTGCTGTTAAGCTTTCAAGCGTTTGACTCGCTACTTGTCCAAGGCTTTCACCCGTTACAATAGCAAGTGCACCAATTTCCTCACGCACCTGATCAGCAACCTTCAGCATCATTCGGCGTGTTGTTGTCATCGATACGTTAGAAGGTACTTTTTCTTTAATAAGAACTTGTATTTCAGTAAAAGGAATAACATGCAAACGAATACTAGCACCAAATTTCGTTAATTCATTAGCAAGCACTTTAACTTTTTCTAATGAATTTTGGCTTGTATAAGGTGGACTAAAGAAATGAATCGCTTCTAATCGCACACCACGCTTCATCATTAAATAACCTGCGACAGGGCTATCAATACCGCCTGATAGCATTAATAAAGACTTCCCATTAGATCCTACTGGCATTCCACCTGCACCAGGAATGACTTGTGCCATCATATAAGTTGCATCATGACGAACTTCTACACGTAGCTCAATATCAGGCTTTTTCACTTTGACAGATAAATTTTGAAATTGCGGTAAAACATAGCCACCAATCTCACGTTGGATGGCGTGAGATTCTAATGGAAATGTTTTATCAGTACGTTTTACTTCTACTTTAAATGTATGTTGCTCGTCTTTAAATGTCTCCATAATCGTGATAGCGAGCTTTTTCATACTTTCCATCTCTTTTTCACATGCAGCTACAGGGCTAAATGATTGAATACCAAAAATTTTAGGTAAACCTGTAATTAGCGTCTGCATTTGTGCTTCGTCCTCTATAGCAATAAACATACGATCACGTTCTGTACGAATATGCAGTTGACCTAAATCAGCAAAAGCATGTCGAATATTTTCACGTAAGCGGCGAATAAAATCCATTTTGTTGCGGCCTTTTGTAGAAAGCTCACCATATCGAATTAAAATTTCTTTCCAAATCATTTACTTATTTTCTCCTTTGAGTTCCAACATTACTTCTGCAAGTACTTGTTTAAACTTTTCTATATCTTCTATTGTGTTATGTGCGCCAAAGCTAATGCGAATCACACCTTTTTTATAATGCTCATCAAGGTGTAGTGCCTCGACTACATGGCTTGTTTTCGTTTGCTTGGATGAACATGCACTTGATGTTGACACAATGACACCGCGTTTTTGCATAGCATTAATAATAACTTCCCCTTTTAAATCACGAACACTAAATGACATAATATGCGCAGCTCCTTGTGGGGTCGATAAAACATGGACTGCTTCTCCATATCCGTCTAGCTGAGCTCGAATTTCATCATGCCATTGACGGTATTTATTTGCGCGTTCGTTCATTGTTTCAACGGCCAATCGAGCCGCTTTCGCTAAAGCAACAGCTTGCGGAACTGCCACAGTACCGCTGCGCATTCCAAATTCCTGACCACCACCAAGAGCAAAAGGCTGCCATCTCACGGGTTTACGGAATGCTAATACACCTGAGCCTTTAAAGCCATGAATTTTATGACCAGAGATAGAAATACAGTCTGGGCCTTCTTCTTTAAAGGATATAGCTAATTTCCCAAAGCTTTGAACAGCATCAACATGAAAGGCTGCACGACTCATTTCATGAATCATTTTTGCTGCTTCCTTTATAGGCTGAATCGTACCCATTTCATTATTCACATGCATGATGCTAACTAAAATGGTTTCTTTTCGTATTTTAGTACGAAGCTCATCGAGAGAAATCACACCATTTCGATCAACACGAAGATATTCAACATCATAGCCCTCTTTTTCAAGCTGTTTCATCGTTTCTAGCACTGAAGGATGTTCAATTTCAGTCGTTAAAATATGCTTTCCTATATGCGTATTACTACGTGCTATGCCAAAAATAGCTGCATTATTTGATTCTGTACCACCTGAAGTAAATAGCACATTTTTTGCCTCTGTCTGCAAAATATCTGCTACTTGCTCACGCGCACGCATTAATAAATCATTTGCTTCAACACCCATGGCATGGATGGAAGCAGGGTTGGCATAATACTGCTCATTGACAGCCATGAATGCTTGCATAACCTCATTTAAAGGCTTTGTTGTTGCACTATTATCTAAATAAATCGTATTAACCATAACTTTTCACACACTTTCAAAACGTTGATTTAACGGTATTTATCATAACGCAATCTTTGGCGATTGACCACTAACTTTAACGATTCTTTAAATTTTAATTGGTATCCTACATTTTTTTCAACATCGTGATAAATTCTGTGGGCGTACTAAATTCGATCGCTTTAACAAAACCTAATTTTTCATAAAGATGGATTGCTCGCTTATTAAATAGGGCGACTGTTAAGCGAAGTGGTAGATGATGCTCTTGTTGAACTGTTTGTACAATAAACGAAAAAAATGCCGTTCCTAATCCTTGACCTGTTAGATTTGGTTTCATACCAATTCCAATATCTACACAGCATTCTATATATGCACCAATATCCTGTCCCTTTGGCACTTGTGCTGCCAAACCTGTGCAATAATAGCCGATTAACTCCCCCTGATTATTAAAGATAGCAAAGTAGGGATGATCAAGCATTTCTTGTACATTTTCATCCGATAATTCATTATTGTAAAAATCGTAAGGTTCTGCATATTGCCATTGTAAAATTTCACTTGCAAACTGTTCATTCATTTTTTTTATCGACAGCTTCACACTGAATCACATCCTCATCTATGCAATAAATAGAAAGCTGTCTAAAAAGTAATCGCTATACTTTTTAGACAGCTCAAAATGTTATTCGAATTATTTTACTGTGAATTGTTCAGCAACCATTTCTTGAATACGCTTTAAAGCACCTGGCTCCATTTCTTCCACTGCTGTACCTGCTTCTTCTAAAGCCTTCGCATAACGGAATTGGTGGAAAGCCTCTTCTGCTTCTTTTAAACGTCCGTTCAATTTCGGGTTCGATGCACGGTGACGATTACCGTACTGAATAATGCGTTCAATGAGCATCACATTTTCTATTAATTCATGTGCTTTTACTTTAACATCCTCTACGCAAAGTGTTGCTGCATTTAGATTATTATGAACCGTTCCCATATTAAGCGGTACTTCTTGCAAGCTTTGCATGACAACATAGATGTGCTCTGCAGCCTCATCAAGACGTGCATCCATCTCCTCAGGAATCCCTGGAATATTTGCCTTGTTTAATAAACGATCGGTATCTTGTAATATTTTCTTTAAGTTTTCGACTTGAGCGCGTGCCTTATTTTCATCTATTCGAAGTTTCTTCATTGTATTCGATAGATGCCCTTGTTCTTCATGAATTCGTTCTAGCTCTTCACTAATTTCGATTAACTCTTCCTGTAAGCTAGAATAAGCCGATTTTTCTTCCTTAACTCGCATGGCTAATAAATCATAGCGACGTTGCAGTGCTTCCAATTGTTTTAAAGCGGCTTTTGGAATTTCAGCATCCTTTTCATTTAAATGGTAACTTTGTTGCACATACGTTGCCTCATCATTCACTAACTTTGTAGAAGAAATGACATTGGTGATAGAGCTTAATAAACGATCACAATTTTGATCTACATAATTTTTAGCAATAACCTCTTTTTCAAGTAAATCATAAAAACGATCGATTTCTTCATTAATCTCTGTCACACGAGGTTTAACAACTTTTAAATTAAGCTCTGCAAGGTCCAGCTTTAATGCATCAAATTCTTTTTCATATTTATTAAGTGCATCTTTCAATTCTAAATGCTGTAAATAGTAAGATTGGTCTTCCATTTCTCGCTGACCATTACGCAATTCCTGAACCGCACCTGGTAACTTAACTTGAATTTCCGTTAAAATAGTAGGAACATCATTAATATACTCGAATGTCTGCTGAGATTCTTGATTTAAGCTAATAACAATTTCTCGTGCTTGCAAATAATTGCCTTCATTTGTCAATACATCGAACTCTTCAAATTTTTGAACAAATGTCTCCAGCTTTTTCTCCAATGCAGGTAGTGCTACACCAAATGAATGCTGATGAGCCAGCAATGTCTTTCTTGCAGAGCGATAGTATTCTTTTAATTGTTCGATTTCAATTCGATTTTTTTCTTCGCTGCCAATTAATTCATTCAGTTCTTCTAAAATATTATTTTTATCTTGGTCGCATTTTTCAATGTAATCTTCAATTTCACGTTCTATTAAAGTTGCCCTTTTAAAACGAAGTCGATTAATTTGATCCTCAGCATCAAATAGAAGAGAATCGATTTTAGTCATATGTACATCGATGACTTCATCCCAAGTATTGCGCCATCGTTCAAACATTTCTTCCGTTTCACCGTTCATGTTTAAAGATTTTACTTTTGAAATTTCTTCATTTATAGGATTATGTTGTATTTGTAATTTTTCATTTTCAAGTTTTGCAATAATTGCAACATGTTTTCTTCGCATCATAAATCCTACTATGGCTAAAATTAATAGTAGGATAATCGGAATGATGATATACTCCATCGTAAGCCTCCTATTCTACAATAAACGAATTGGCTAGTTGTATTTATTATATACTATGTTTTCGCCTTTTGTACTAAAATTTAAGTGTTTTTCAGAAAACTGTATTTTCGCTATTGTGAAATATTTAAATAGCGTATCTATAGAGCTAAAGGAGTGGTAAATTATGAAACGTGATGGGCATATACATAGTCCTTTTTGTCCACATGGCACTACGGACTCATTCAACCAATATATTGAAAAAGCAATTTCTCATCATTTCAAAGATATAACATTTACAGAACACGCCCCATTGCCCAAAAGTTTTTTTGATCCAACCCCGCAACAAGATAGTGGCATGAACCCTGATGATCTCATGCCTTACATTAAAGAATTGCAACACCTGCAACAACGGTATGCACAGGATATTCGCATCCGTATCGGATTAGAGGTTGACTATATCCAAGGTTACGAACAAGAAACTCGTCAACTCCTTGATACATATGGACATTTTTTAGATGACGCTATTTTATCAGTTCATTTTTTAAAATGGCAAGATACCTTTGTATGTATCGACTTTTCTTCTGAATGCTTTATTGATTTTTCAAAAAAAGTTGGCTCTGTTGAACAGGTTTATGATTTATATTATGATACTGTCCTACAATCAATTAGAGCAGATCTTGGTCCATACAAACCAAAACGGATTGGGCACCCATCACTTATTCATAAATTCCAACTGGCGCACAACGAAAAAATCGATGATGCACGACGTATTAGAGAAGTATTGGACAGCATGAAATGTGCGGGCTATGAATTAGATTTAAATAGTGCTGGTTTAAGTAAACAATATTGTCAGGAGCCCTATCCACCTTTTGCCTTTATCCATTATAGTCAAGCTATTCAACTACCATATGTATTTGGTTCGGATGCACATAGCGCAGAGGATTTACATCAACACTATAATGTTATATTACCAATATAAATAATTTTTAAACGAGGTGCTTATATGTTTACACAAATTAATTACGAAGGATCCATTGCTGACCAATATCTAACATTATCAAAACAATTAGATGCACTACTCACTGGTGAAACCAATCAAATTGCCAATTTAAGTAATGCCTCTGCTCTATTAAATCAGTTTTTAACAAACATCAACTGGATTGGTTTTTATCTCTTACAGGATAATGAACTTGTGCTAGGGCCATTCCAGGGTCTTCCTGCCTGTGTTAGAATCCCTATTGGACGTGGTGTTTGTGGTACAGCTGTGGCAACGAGAGAAACAATTGTTGTAAAAGATGTACACGATTTTCCAGGGCATATTGCTTGTGATGCGGCCTCACAGTCTGAAATTGTTATACCGCTGCTGAAACAAGGTGAGATCATCGGTGTATTAGATATCGATAGTCCTATTGTGAATCGCTTTTCAGAGGAAGATCGCAATGGCTTAGAGGAATTTGTTAAAACACTACTCAATCATTTATAATAAAACAACAAAAATTACCCTGAAATGTTTTATATTGTCATTTCAGGGTAATTTATTTAAACAACTATTCATTATATTGTGCTTCATCAAACCTATAAATTTGTTTGATACGAACCGTTATGAGTACAAAAACGATTTTTCCCACTATTTTTTGCTTCATACAAGGCTGTATCAGCATGTAAAAACACAGATTGGAATGCTGGTCGATCTCGCTCATCCCATGTTATAAGCCCCGCAGAAATTGTAACTTGTGGATCTGTGGCACTTGGGATTACTTTCACAATGGTTGATGCTAATTCTAAAGCTTCTTTTTCATTGATATTAGGCACATAGACAGACATTTCTTCTCCACCCCATCTTGCGCAAATCCCACGACTTCCAATCGTCTCTTTTAATTGAACCGCAATCTGTACAAGAATTTTATCTCCAACTTGGTGACCGTACGTATCATTAATACGTTTAAAATTATCAATATCAATTAACAAAAACATACCAGATTGATCATATTCAAGTGATTTTTCTACAAACTGATCGAGGTAACTGCGAGCATATAGTTTCGTTAAATGATCCAAATCGACCATTTCCTGAAGCTGTGTTCGTAAAATTGAATTTGCAATGGCTAACGATGAGTGGTGAATTAAAGATTGCATTAATTTGAAACTATCGAACGAAAAGAAATATGGCTCTTTATGTAAGACAATACTAAAACCATTAATCTTTTCCTCCATAAGTATAGGAATCGCCATAATAGAACGATACTCAATTTGATTAGGAGTTAGACGGCTGAAATCGGCAACAAATAGTGGATCATTCGTTTGAGCAAAATGCTGTTCAACATGTTTTATATAACTTTGACCATTTTCTGAATGGAACAAGGAGGTACTTGCACCTGTTATTTCAAATGTATCGTGTTTTTTAAATGCGAAACAAACTTCCATTGGCTGAAAAGATTTCAGTAACTGCTTTTGTAGGAAAAGTAACATTTCATGAATGTCAATTCGCATATTTAAACGATGCGATGTTTCATTAATGAGTTGTAAGTCACTTACGAGGCGATGCGATTGATGATATAATTTTGCATTTTCAAGAGCATTTCCTGACGCTTGCGCCAGCATCCGTACAAAATCTTTTTCAGTTGTTGAAAAAAGATAAGTCGTGGGAGCACTTACTTGCAAGATGCCATAGATAGCTTGCCTGCCCTTAATAGGTGCATTTAACAACCGACAATTTAAATCGCTCGCTAACTCTGTCGTTAACTCTCCTGATACAAAGGCTTCAATTGTAGCAGGTCTTTCAGATAAATAATCAAAAAGCTTAATATCGATGGTCGTGTGTCGATCTTGATCATTCGATAATATCAGCTCCACATTAAATTCAGGGAAATTATCCCGTATATTTTTTAATACATTTTCTAAAATTAAATCAATATCCATTGTTGAATGAAATAAATCAGTCATGTTATATAGTTTTCTATATTGGTCTTCATTTATTTTGACATCTAAATTGTCTCTAATCATTTGAAGAACCTTTGAAAGTATTTCTATACACTCTTCACCGTACTCCGAGGTCATAAAGTCTGTCCAAGACTCTGTTGCCTCCACAAGTAATACACCAATGGGATTTTTGCCCTCTGCTTGGAAAAGCACCATATCTGTCATCATTGAATAGGCTTGTCTTGCTTTTAATATATAAGGAATTTTCACTACTTTTTGTTGATAAAAACTAGCTTCGATCATCAGCCATGACACAGCATTTAGCTTTGTTTCAATTGTTAATGAAGCCATCTCTTCAATAGGTATTAAAGAATTACCTTCAAAACTGAGAAAAGCAGCATTGTCAATTTTCAAGCGCTTCTTTAGAAACTGTTTCAATGAACAAAAATACCCATTAAAACTAGTTTGTTCTTCATAAGAACTCACCCAAAAGCTCAAAACATCAGATTTTATATATTTTAGCGTTTGTAAATGGTCTGTCATGAAATCACCTTTTCTATATAACGTCCAAATCAATTACTATTAACTTATAATATATTATACATAATTTGTGTCATTTTGACTATGTAATTATCCCTTACTTTTACAATTTACATTACACAGCGTATCATTAACTATTCCTATATCATTTAAAATAGATAGTGAGGAATTTCCTACTATGTTCTTTTACAAATTTTTAAAAGCAAATAATTGACGTCCTTATCCTAAGCAGTTACAATGGAGGTTGTGTAAAATAAACGCAGCAGTGGTATAAGCTTATGATTGTATTTTATTCCTCTATTTTCTGATATACAACTACTTGAGATCCTCAGTAATGAAAATTAGATGGTGTATTGCGTAACCTAACGGCTGCATAGGCGAAAGTACATGAAAATAAAATGCGTGTAAGAACGGGTACTACTGGTTTTTGTTTTACAACAAAAAAACCAAATTTAAAGGAGGAGACAACAATATGTCTCGTTATACAGGTCCATCTTGGAAATTATCACGTCGTCTTGGTATCTCACTAAGCGGTACAGGTAAAGAAATCGAAAAACGCCCTTACGCACCAGGTCAACACGGTCCAAACCAACGTAAAAAATTATCAGAATACGGTTTACAACTTCAAGAAAAACAAAAACTTCGTCATATGTATGGTATGAACGAACGTCAATTCCGTACACTATTTGACCGTGCTGGTAAAATGAAAGGTGTCCACGGTGAAAACTTCATGATCCTTCTTGAAACTCGCCTTGACAACTTAGTTTACCGTTTAGGTTTAGCTCGTACTCGTCGTGGTTCTCGTCAATTAGTTAACCATGGTCACATCTTAGTAGATGGCAAACGCGTTGATATCCCATCATACAGCGTAAAACCAGGTCAAACGATTTCTCTTCGTGAAAAATCTCAAAACCTTGCTGTAGTAGTGGAAGCTATCGAAGTAAACAACTTCGTACCTGACTACTTAACATTCGATGCTGACAAAAAAGAAGGTACATTCACTCGCCTTCCAGAGCGTTCTGAATTATCAGCTGAAATCAACGAATCATTCATCGTAGAGTACTACTCTCGTTAATGACGACAAAAGCCCTGAAATCCCTTGTATATCAAGGTTTCAGGGCTTTTTTTATTGTTTCATCATTTAATCCTGATTCCTATGAACAATCAATTCGAACCTACGTTTTTTCCGCTACTAATCATTAGTGCAGAAACTAATCCCGTACTAAGTGTTGTAGCAAGAAGAAGGAAGGCTACAGTAAAGCTACCAGATTGTATCAAATAAACAGATATGAACGGTGCAACACTTGTTCCAGCAAATAAAATGACTGTATACATCGAGACTGCAATCCCTCCCATATTCCAGCCTAACTGACTAACAAGTGTCACTAATGAAGGAACAGCAAGTGCAATCCCACTAACAAATAAAATACTAATGATCGTTAAACCAGCTATAGTTGAAATAAAGCTCATCAGGATTAGTTCGATAATCGATAGAGATAAGGCCATTTTCAGTACAAACAGCACATTAAAACGCTTTGCTAATTTCCCTGCAAATGGTGACATAACCATTCCTACTATCCCAAAGGCACGAATGTAAATGAGGTTCTGACTTTTCATACCAAAGGAATCACTCGTTAAATATGCACCTAAAATAATGTACATACTGACAAATGACATTAATAATACAAACGCAATGAGATAACTAAATATCAAATTTCTATTGGTGAAAATAATACCGATTCTCTTCAGAGGAGCCCATATATTTTTAGTTTCGTTCTGAATTATTCCCTTCGGTAAGATCCACACGACTAGCAAAGCAGTCATAACATACACTGCAGCAAGCACATAAAAGATGACGTGCCAATGACTATGTTCACTTACATATCCACTAAACACCTGCCCAACTATACCCGCTACAAGAAATCCCGTACTGATAAAACCAATTGTCCCAACTTTTCGATCATTTGGAAAAACCTCAAGGGTATAGGCAAGCGCTACTGGTGAAAATGTAGCTGCCGCGAGCCCTTGTAATCCTCTTAATAGAAGGATAAAAGAAAAATTATTAACTAAACCTAGAAGTAACGTTATCATGCTTAATGAAAAAAGCCCAAATACAATGACATTTTTACGTCCATATTTTTCTGATATCGCACCATAGAAAAAACACCCTAGTGCAAATCCAAGCGAAAAAACACTTGATGTAAAGCCCGCTTTAGTCAATGAAATATTAAAATAATCACTGAATACACTAATCAGCGGTATTGTTAAATAAAGACTCGACATCACTACCATACCTGTCCAGGATAAAATAGTTGTCATTAAAGCATAATTTGCGCGATTTTCTGAAATTACAATGTTCATTAAATAAATCACCCTTTTTAGTTCGATTAACTTATAGTTAGATAATCTAATTAAATGACTGAAAATTAAACTGTATCAATATAGCTACAGTTTAACGTTCCACCTTTAGTTTTCTTTGTATAGATTTTAATAATTTACTCACTAGCTTCTCAAATACTTGTCGTTCATCAGGTTCCAAATCGCTTACATTAGAAGCGCATGACGACCAATAAGTCGGTAAAACTTCAGCTATAAAAATACGACCTTCATCTGTTAAACTTACATAGATCTTCCTCCGATCTTCTTTACTATGATTCCGTACAACAAGATTTCTCTTTTCTAACCAATCAAGCATTGATGTTGCGGATGCTCTCGTAATGCCCAATCGTTTAGCTAAAGCAGACGGAGTTGCACGTCTCTCTCCATGTAGTGTCAGCAATAGTAATAAGTCTAATTTACTTTCAGTAATTCCAAAAGGAGCTAACTCATTGTCTATTACATCTAAAACATGATCACTTAACCATAACAATATTAATCCCAATTTCGCATCTTCTTGATTTGTATCACTGGCAGA encodes:
- the ezrA gene encoding septation ring formation regulator EzrA, coding for MEYIIIPIILLLILAIVGFMMRRKHVAIIAKLENEKLQIQHNPINEEISKVKSLNMNGETEEMFERWRNTWDEVIDVHMTKIDSLLFDAEDQINRLRFKRATLIEREIEDYIEKCDQDKNNILEELNELIGSEEKNRIEIEQLKEYYRSARKTLLAHQHSFGVALPALEKKLETFVQKFEEFDVLTNEGNYLQAREIVISLNQESQQTFEYINDVPTILTEIQVKLPGAVQELRNGQREMEDQSYYLQHLELKDALNKYEKEFDALKLDLAELNLKVVKPRVTEINEEIDRFYDLLEKEVIAKNYVDQNCDRLLSSITNVISSTKLVNDEATYVQQSYHLNEKDAEIPKAALKQLEALQRRYDLLAMRVKEEKSAYSSLQEELIEISEELERIHEEQGHLSNTMKKLRIDENKARAQVENLKKILQDTDRLLNKANIPGIPEEMDARLDEAAEHIYVVMQSLQEVPLNMGTVHNNLNAATLCVEDVKVKAHELIENVMLIERIIQYGNRHRASNPKLNGRLKEAEEAFHQFRYAKALEEAGTAVEEMEPGALKRIQEMVAEQFTVK
- a CDS encoding GAF domain-containing protein; this encodes MFTQINYEGSIADQYLTLSKQLDALLTGETNQIANLSNASALLNQFLTNINWIGFYLLQDNELVLGPFQGLPACVRIPIGRGVCGTAVATRETIVVKDVHDFPGHIACDAASQSEIVIPLLKQGEIIGVLDIDSPIVNRFSEEDRNGLEEFVKTLLNHL
- the hisJ gene encoding histidinol-phosphatase HisJ translates to MKRDGHIHSPFCPHGTTDSFNQYIEKAISHHFKDITFTEHAPLPKSFFDPTPQQDSGMNPDDLMPYIKELQHLQQRYAQDIRIRIGLEVDYIQGYEQETRQLLDTYGHFLDDAILSVHFLKWQDTFVCIDFSSECFIDFSKKVGSVEQVYDLYYDTVLQSIRADLGPYKPKRIGHPSLIHKFQLAHNEKIDDARRIREVLDSMKCAGYELDLNSAGLSKQYCQEPYPPFAFIHYSQAIQLPYVFGSDAHSAEDLHQHYNVILPI
- a CDS encoding cysteine desulfurase family protein is translated as MVNTIYLDNSATTKPLNEVMQAFMAVNEQYYANPASIHAMGVEANDLLMRAREQVADILQTEAKNVLFTSGGTESNNAAIFGIARSNTHIGKHILTTEIEHPSVLETMKQLEKEGYDVEYLRVDRNGVISLDELRTKIRKETILVSIMHVNNEMGTIQPIKEAAKMIHEMSRAAFHVDAVQSFGKLAISFKEEGPDCISISGHKIHGFKGSGVLAFRKPVRWQPFALGGGQEFGMRSGTVAVPQAVALAKAARLAVETMNERANKYRQWHDEIRAQLDGYGEAVHVLSTPQGAAHIMSFSVRDLKGEVIINAMQKRGVIVSTSSACSSKQTKTSHVVEALHLDEHYKKGVIRISFGAHNTIEDIEKFKQVLAEVMLELKGENK
- the thiI gene encoding tRNA uracil 4-sulfurtransferase ThiI, translated to MIWKEILIRYGELSTKGRNKMDFIRRLRENIRHAFADLGQLHIRTERDRMFIAIEDEAQMQTLITGLPKIFGIQSFSPVAACEKEMESMKKLAITIMETFKDEQHTFKVEVKRTDKTFPLESHAIQREIGGYVLPQFQNLSVKVKKPDIELRVEVRHDATYMMAQVIPGAGGMPVGSNGKSLLMLSGGIDSPVAGYLMMKRGVRLEAIHFFSPPYTSQNSLEKVKVLANELTKFGASIRLHVIPFTEIQVLIKEKVPSNVSMTTTRRMMLKVADQVREEIGALAIVTGESLGQVASQTLESLTAINAVTNTPILRPLISTDKLEIIDKAEKIGTYETSIQPFEDCCTIFTPASPKTKPKLEKVEHYESFSDFDELIERAVKNREVYIFPKKEEQQQDKFADLL
- the rpsD gene encoding 30S ribosomal protein S4, which encodes MSRYTGPSWKLSRRLGISLSGTGKEIEKRPYAPGQHGPNQRKKLSEYGLQLQEKQKLRHMYGMNERQFRTLFDRAGKMKGVHGENFMILLETRLDNLVYRLGLARTRRGSRQLVNHGHILVDGKRVDIPSYSVKPGQTISLREKSQNLAVVVEAIEVNNFVPDYLTFDADKKEGTFTRLPERSELSAEINESFIVEYYSR
- a CDS encoding GNAT family N-acetyltransferase, which produces MKLSIKKMNEQFASEILQWQYAEPYDFYNNELSDENVQEMLDHPYFAIFNNQGELIGYYCTGLAAQVPKGQDIGAYIECCVDIGIGMKPNLTGQGLGTAFFSFIVQTVQQEHHLPLRLTVALFNKRAIHLYEKLGFVKAIEFSTPTEFITMLKKM
- the thiE gene encoding thiamine phosphate synthase — its product is MKREDLQLYFIMGTSNVPHHEQSIYILEKALQAGITMFQFREKGPHVLTGLAYEQFARQCQKRCHQYSVPFIVNDDVELAMRLGADGVHIGQDDLPVGVARKRIGNMILGVSVHSQDELQTAINHQADYVGIGPIFATSSKSDAQPPCGTSFLQQARYLHPELPIVAIGGINCTNAHAVFQAGADGIAVISAICQSEDIEHTVSTFKSLCRINK
- a CDS encoding alpha/beta-type small acid-soluble spore protein, translating into MTSNNNRSSNKLAVPGVQQALDQMKYEIAQEFGVQLGAEASARANGSVGGEITKRLVQMAESQLKGMPNNQ
- a CDS encoding sensor domain-containing diguanylate cyclase, giving the protein MKQFLKKRLKIDNAAFLSFEGNSLIPIEEMASLTIETKLNAVSWLMIEASFYQQKVVKIPYILKARQAYSMMTDMVLFQAEGKNPIGVLLVEATESWTDFMTSEYGEECIEILSKVLQMIRDNLDVKINEDQYRKLYNMTDLFHSTMDIDLILENVLKNIRDNFPEFNVELILSNDQDRHTTIDIKLFDYLSERPATIEAFVSGELTTELASDLNCRLLNAPIKGRQAIYGILQVSAPTTYLFSTTEKDFVRMLAQASGNALENAKLYHQSHRLVSDLQLINETSHRLNMRIDIHEMLLFLQKQLLKSFQPMEVCFAFKKHDTFEITGASTSLFHSENGQSYIKHVEQHFAQTNDPLFVADFSRLTPNQIEYRSIMAIPILMEEKINGFSIVLHKEPYFFSFDSFKLMQSLIHHSSLAIANSILRTQLQEMVDLDHLTKLYARSYLDQFVEKSLEYDQSGMFLLIDIDNFKRINDTYGHQVGDKILVQIAVQLKETIGSRGICARWGGEEMSVYVPNINEKEALELASTIVKVIPSATDPQVTISAGLITWDERDRPAFQSVFLHADTALYEAKNSGKNRFCTHNGSYQTNL